TCCGCCATTTGCTTTAAGCCAGCGCAAGGTTAGCATGGTGCAGTATATAGCAAATACCGATGGCGTATTGTACATACTCTCTTTAGCAATATGTGCCGAATAATCTAATATTCCTGGTATTACCCTTCCTGTTTGGTTTAGTATATCCTCTTTAACAATTACTAGCGTTGTACCCGCAGGACCTATATTTTTTTGTGCACCTGCATAAATAAGCCCAAACTTACTAAAGTCTAATTGTCTCGAAAAAATATCCGAACTCATATCGCACACCATGGGTATGTTAGTGTCAGGAAAGTGGTGCATTTGTGTACCAAATATGGTATTGTTACTGGTACAATGAAAGTAATTGGCATTGGTAGGAATGGTGTATTCTTTAGGAATAAAAGTATAATTATCTTGTTTAGAGGATGCTACAACGATAGTTTCGCCAAAATTATTTGCTGCTTTTATGGCTCCTGCTGCCCAGGTACCTGTATCCAAATAGGCTGCTTTGCCATTTTGATGTAGTAAATTGTAGGCAACCCGTACAAACTCCATACTTGCACCGCCTGACAGAAACAATGCTTTGTAACCTTTCTCTTCCAACCCTAATAATGATAGTGCTAAGGAACGTGCCTCCTCCATAACTGCTACAAAATCCTTACTACGGTGTGATATTTCGAGTATAGAAAGTCCTGAATTATTAAAGTTGAGCACCGCTTTTGATGCTTCTTCAAATACTTCTTGAGGTAAAATAGAAGGACCTGCGCTAAAATTATGTTTTTTCATGATGGTTACAATTTAGATTTTTATTTTAAGCGCGTTAAAAATGCAATGGTATCTACATTATCAGCATAGTCCCATAGTTCAGGCTGTTGTGTTTGCCCAAACGGAATACTGTTAACTGTTACTTTATTGCTTACAATACATTGTAATTGGTGGGCTTCTGTATCTAGTTTTGTTTTTAATTGCTCAATATCATCATAATATTCGTAAAATAATGATGCGATAGGCGAGGTATAACTTTCGTCCTCTTTCAACGTCAGGAATTCATTATCCAATATTTTAAACTCGCTCATTAAAAATACGGCTTTATTATAGTCGTAATTATTAGCATATTTATCGTAATGAATAATATCGCCATATTTATATACAGCTTCAAAAAAAGTTTTAAAATTGTAGTCTGTCGGTACAAATAGCTTGGATACATTTCGGCAACCCAAGCCAAAATATCGGAATATATCTTCGCCTAAAGCTTCCAAATCTGCTTTGGTTTCGTTACCCGTTAGTATGGCTACCGAATTTCTGTTTTTACGAATAATAGCAGGTTTATCTTCAAAATAATATTCAAAGTAACGTGCTGTATTATTACTGCCTGTGGCAATAACAGCATCAAAATTTTCTAGTTTATTTTCGGTAAAAGTAATGTAGTTTTGCAGTTTTGGTTGAATAACTATAAGGTATTGGGCTAAAAAAGGCAGCAAATGTTTGTCGTTAGACGATGTTTTTACCAACACTTTATTACCTGTTATAAGTACCGATAAAAAATCGTGAAATCCAACCAAGGGTATGTTACCCGCTAAAACCAGCCCAACCGTTTTAGGGCTAGTATAGTTCATGGTGTAATTAGTTAACCATCTATCTAAATTAGTTGCTGTAAGTGCTTTTGCCCACGATTGTATTGCAAAACGCACATTATCTGGCGTAAACCAACGGTTATGAGATTGCGATACATCTATCAACGATTTAAAGTCGTTAAAAAATACATCGTTGTGCGGTATAGTATCGTTATGCGCAGCACCCTCATCGGAGAATTGACTTAAAAATTTACCTAGTGTTATAAACGCTTTTTTTGATTCTGTTAACGTCATTATGTTTGTTTATGAATGGATTTGGACGTAATTTTGCACAAATTTACGTTATTAAAATAAAATAAGCTATGGCTATTATTATAACAGACGAATGTATAAATTGTGGGGCATGCGAACCAGAATGCCCTAACACAGCGATATACGAAGGTGCGGATGATTGGAGATATAAAGACGGAACAAGTTTACAGGGTAAGGTAGTATTACCATCGGGTGAGGAAGTAGATGCTGATGCTGCCCAAACACCAATATCAGACGATTTGTATTATATAGTACCGAGTAAGTGTACCGAGTGTAAAGGTTTTCATGAAGAACCACAATGTGCGGCAGTATGCCCTGTAGATTGTTGTGTTCCTGATGATAACCATGTGGAGAGCGAAGAAACATTGCTAAACAGACAGTCTTTTTTACATAATGAGTAAACTATTTGCTGTAAACAATTAAAAAGCCCGAAGCATTGCTTCGGGCTTTTTAATATGAAATTATGTTGTTCTTACTTTTTTAGCAAAGTATAGGTTTCTACCATTTTGCCTCTACCATCGTTATTGCGGGTTTCTATCACTAAGTTACCCTTTTGGTCAAAGTACCCAACAGAAGTCTTTCCATCAATCTTACACGAATAGCGGTTGTCGCCATTAGTTTTTAATACACCATAGTTTGAATTTTCGGGCGAAGCCATCGTATAACCATTCCCATTATTACCTTTTAACGTATAACGTTTACCGTTAAGCATATAATACGTTGTATTTACGTTGGTAGTAACCAGCTTGTCACCCGAGTAGGTAGTAGATTTATTAACTTTTACAGGCGTTTCGGCTATCTTCTTATTTAATTTGTCCGATTCAGCATCTTTAAACTTAATATCCTGCTCTGTCTTTACTTTTTCGGTTTTTACAAATTGTTGTTCTTCCTTACCATTATCTACTGTAATAGTAGTTGTTTTCGTTTCCTTTGTTACATTTTTATTTACCTGAGCATTCAGGCTAATTCCTAATGCTAAAAAAGCAATTGCAGCTATTTTCTTCATAATTATAAGTTCTTTTAAATTAGTTACAGTACAAAGCTACATTTCAGGTGTTAAAATGCTTAATAACAAAATGATAAAGTATTTATAAAATCGCTAATAGCATCACATAAGTTAAGATGAGTTTATTTCATTACAAAAACTTATATTTGCAGCCTTAAAAACCGTTACTAATGAAAGCAGGAATAGTAGGATTGCCAAATGTAGGTAAATCAACCCTTTTTAATTGTTTGTCTAACGCCAAGGCGCAAAGCGCTAACTTTCCGTTTTGTACCATAGAGCCTAATGTGGGTGTGGTAAATGTACCCGACCCACGATTGGAAAAATTAGAAGAATTAGTAACGCCAGAACGTGTAATTCCTGCTACGGTAGAAATTGTAGACATTGCAGGTTTGGTAAAAGGTGCAAGTAAGGGCGAAGGACTAGGTAACCAGTTTTTAGGTAACATTAGGGAGTGTAATGCTATTATACACGTATTACGTTGTTTTGATAACGATAATATTGTACACGTAGATGGTAGCGTAGACCCTATACGTGATAAAGAAACCATTGATATAGAACTACAGCTTAAAGACCTTGAAACTGTTGAAAAACGCCTTGAAAAGGTAAAAAGAGCTGCTAAAACGGGTAATAAAGAAGCACAAGCCGAAGAAGCGTTACTTAACAGGTTACGAGCTGTTTTATTAGAAGGTAAATCGGCTAGGGTAGTACAACCCCAAAACCAAGATGAGGAGGAATTAATGGAGGCTTTCCAGTTAATTACTACCAAACCAGTACTGTATGTTTGTAACGTAGATGAAGGTGCTGCTGCAACAGGCAATGCCTACGTAGATAAAGTACGCGAGCTGGTAAAAGATGAAAATGCACAGGTTATTGTACTAGCAGTAGGTACTGAGGCGGATATTACGGAACTGGAAACCTACGAAGAACGCCAAATGTTTTTAGAGGATTTAGGACTTAAAGAGCCTGGAGCATCAGTATTAATACGTTCGGCATACAAACTACTCGATTTACAAACCTATTTCACCGCAGGTGTAAAAGAGGTACGTGCATGGACTATTAAAGTAGGTGATACCGCACCGCAAGCCGCAGGCGTTATCCATACCGATTTCGAAAAAGGCTTTATTCGTGCTGAGGTAATAGCCTACGACGATTACGAATCGTACGGCTCCGAAGCAAAAGTAAAAGAAGCTGGTAAATTACGTGTAGAAGGTAAAGAATACATTGTTAAAGACGGCGATGTAATGCACTTTAGGTTTAATGTGTAAATAAGTATTGAGATTTTAGAACTAAGTATAAAGATAAATCCCGCTAATTGGCGGGATTTTTTAGTCAAAATAGTTTTTATCTTTTAGGTACTCTAATAGTTTAGATAATTTAGAAAAAGCGATACTAGCTTTTTCATTCATTATAGGTCTTGCTTGCTCTGCTCTTTTAATATTGTGTTCTGTGTCCTTTGCTGGAGAATAACTTCTCCCAATAGGGTATAGATGAGTTCCAGAATATCTATTGAAATCATCAATAGCTTTTTTTAAGTCATTAATAAGTTTACACAATTATATACTTTAATGTACCAAAATAAAGAACAGCATCAGTACCAATGATGCTGTTCTTTTGTTAACTGCAAATTAGCAGTTTAATAATCTCTATGATAATTGCTATTACTGAGATTATTTGTTTCCAATTGACCTTAGCAGCTTTCACCTGCTTAGGTAATTTTATTTTTGCATTGTTGGGCTTAGACTTCCTAGAAGTTTGGGCCCTCTTTTTATGTTTAGACATGCGAAGATGTATCCACGCATAACAACCTTGCTTTGAAAATCTAGATTATCATGTTTAATTTTTGAAATTATTGTTAACTAATTAATATTCAGTTTTATAGATAATTTCTTTAGTATTATATTTAATTATAAAAACAAAATAAACCATAGACAAATGTAATAGTACCCCTTGAAATTCAAACTCTAAATCTTATTGATAGATGAGGGAATTTCAAATAGTTTAAACATGAAGTTCTTTAAATCTTTGTTACAACTCATCGATACTTTACGTACAGATGAAGATTGTAGAACATTCTTAGAGAATGCAATATGGGGTGATTCTCCAATTTGTCCACATTGTGGGCTTATCGATGACAGACATTACAAATTAAAATTTGGTGGAACATTTACAGGAACATACAAATGTCGTTCTTGTAAAATAA
The Flavobacterium litorale genome window above contains:
- a CDS encoding 4Fe-4S dicluster domain-containing protein, which gives rise to MAIIITDECINCGACEPECPNTAIYEGADDWRYKDGTSLQGKVVLPSGEEVDADAAQTPISDDLYYIVPSKCTECKGFHEEPQCAAVCPVDCCVPDDNHVESEETLLNRQSFLHNE
- the ychF gene encoding redox-regulated ATPase YchF → MKAGIVGLPNVGKSTLFNCLSNAKAQSANFPFCTIEPNVGVVNVPDPRLEKLEELVTPERVIPATVEIVDIAGLVKGASKGEGLGNQFLGNIRECNAIIHVLRCFDNDNIVHVDGSVDPIRDKETIDIELQLKDLETVEKRLEKVKRAAKTGNKEAQAEEALLNRLRAVLLEGKSARVVQPQNQDEEELMEAFQLITTKPVLYVCNVDEGAAATGNAYVDKVRELVKDENAQVIVLAVGTEADITELETYEERQMFLEDLGLKEPGASVLIRSAYKLLDLQTYFTAGVKEVRAWTIKVGDTAPQAAGVIHTDFEKGFIRAEVIAYDDYESYGSEAKVKEAGKLRVEGKEYIVKDGDVMHFRFNV
- the serC gene encoding 3-phosphoserine/phosphohydroxythreonine transaminase produces the protein MKKHNFSAGPSILPQEVFEEASKAVLNFNNSGLSILEISHRSKDFVAVMEEARSLALSLLGLEEKGYKALFLSGGASMEFVRVAYNLLHQNGKAAYLDTGTWAAGAIKAANNFGETIVVASSKQDNYTFIPKEYTIPTNANYFHCTSNNTIFGTQMHHFPDTNIPMVCDMSSDIFSRQLDFSKFGLIYAGAQKNIGPAGTTLVIVKEDILNQTGRVIPGILDYSAHIAKESMYNTPSVFAIYCTMLTLRWLKANGGIAAMEKRNNEKATVLYNEIDRNTLFTGIAKKEDRSTMNVTFRLNDENHKEQFNAMWEAANINGLNGHRSVGGYRASIYNAMPLKSVQVLVNTMQEFEKSIK
- a CDS encoding acyl-CoA reductase, with protein sequence MTLTESKKAFITLGKFLSQFSDEGAAHNDTIPHNDVFFNDFKSLIDVSQSHNRWFTPDNVRFAIQSWAKALTATNLDRWLTNYTMNYTSPKTVGLVLAGNIPLVGFHDFLSVLITGNKVLVKTSSNDKHLLPFLAQYLIVIQPKLQNYITFTENKLENFDAVIATGSNNTARYFEYYFEDKPAIIRKNRNSVAILTGNETKADLEALGEDIFRYFGLGCRNVSKLFVPTDYNFKTFFEAVYKYGDIIHYDKYANNYDYNKAVFLMSEFKILDNEFLTLKEDESYTSPIASLFYEYYDDIEQLKTKLDTEAHQLQCIVSNKVTVNSIPFGQTQQPELWDYADNVDTIAFLTRLK